A single region of the Nicotiana sylvestris chromosome 6, ASM39365v2, whole genome shotgun sequence genome encodes:
- the LOC138871223 gene encoding zinc finger BED domain-containing protein RICESLEEPER 1-like, with translation MARCIIDYLREWGLQNIFTITVGNASSNDVTVEKLSDKLDDWGTNSMNGQHLHMRCMAHIVNLIVKDDLKESSISITRVRCAVRYIRQSHAKLRKFQEYCESKNIVKKSLCLDVPTRWNSTCLMLSRAIEYERAIKEYSDRDTGLSRYLMFDAISDGKPVGMLTRTDWDDVKRIAQFLEIFYNLTLKMFGDKGTIIEKEVHTYMSSLFNEYVSKSVSKDIGGKVSTSLPSSSFSTMETSIPGLGEHLDEIRKHKAASGGVDSKTELEKYLAEDPENERPDFDILAWWKVNSPRFPILAKIARDVLAIPI, from the exons ATGGCAAGGTGTATTATTGATTATTTGCGTGAGTGGGGTTTGCAAAATATTTTCACTATCACAGTTGGCAATGCTAGTTCAAATGATGTGACAGTGGAGAAGTTGTCTGACAAATTAGATGATTGGGGAACCAATTCCATGAATGGTCAACACCTTCACATGAGATGCATGGCTCATATTGTAAATCTTATTGTGAAAGATGATTTAAAAGAGTCAAGTATTTCTATTACTCGTGTTAGATGTGCAGTTAGATACATTAGACAGTCTCATGCTAAGTTGAGGAAGTTTCAGGAATATTGTGAAAGTAAAAATATTGTCAAGAAGTCTCTATGCTTAGATGTTCCTACAAGGTGGAATTCCACCTGCTTGATGTTGAGTAGGGCTATTGAATATGAGCGTGCAATTAAAGAATATTCTGATCGTGATACCGGCTTGTCACGTTATCTTATGTTTGATGCTATTTCAGATGGAAAGCCTGTAGGTATGcttacaagaactgattgggatGATGTAAAGAGAATTGCACAATTTCTTGAAATATTTTATAATCTCACTTTGAAG ATGTTTGGAGATAAAGGGACAATTATTGAAAAAGAGGTTCATACTTATATGAGTTCATTGTTTAATGAGTATGTCTCTAAGTCTGTTTCAAAAGATATTGGCGGTAAAGTTTCTACCTCTTTGCCAAGCTCTTCATTCAGCACAATGGAAACTTCAATTCCTGGATTAGGTGAACATTTAGATGAAATAAGGAAACATAAAGCTGCAAGTGGAGGTGTAGATTCTAAAACAGAATTGGAAAAGTATCTTGCAGAAGATCCTGAAAATGAAAGACCGGACTTTGATATCTTGGCTTGGTGGAAGGTGAACTCACCTAGATTTCCTATTCTTGCTAAGATAGCTCGAGATGTGCTTGCTATTCCTATTTAA
- the LOC104220489 gene encoding DDT domain-containing protein PTM-like produces MEAAVDRSKRRGRKRRRNDVHNVQVDRDGKKWVVALTSKALLGRYVRKEFKDNGIYLGKIIFYDTGLYKVFYEDGDCEDFDSTEVKAVLLEDDDLNGQWLDRKKKLDDLVANREVKGINSRAEHPAEPVNDVIDKFEAPVLKDLDKVEVNQLGCDSNSASDMSEDYREQDLCPDVEVPLFPAPQLPPSSESIGIPEEYVSYLLSVYSFLRSFSIRLFLCPFGLDDFVEALNCSAPNTLLDSVHVALMRALRRHLRKLSSDCSVLASKCLRNIDWSLLDTITWPVYLVHYLRVMGYADEPAWKGFYPHALQREYYLLSAGRKLMILQILCDDVLDSEELRAEVDMREESEEGTEADISTGVALVSAPRIVHPRYAKTSGCKDQEAIELCEENHERNKCCGTDILGSKISGQDSVSDVDQHSNSDECSLCGMEGTLLCCDGCPSSYHARCIGVSRMYIPEGTWYCPECSINEIEPKIMRGKTLKGAELFGVDSYGQVFMGTCSHLLVLKALAGADSIFKYYNEKDIPRVLRALNENLQHSTLYLEICKGIMRYWKIPVNIPFPNGELSEMGSERPNGTKCGSSSTLSPNLLVKGSPERETTGSCVTEFGSEDATMSNFSKEHKLNETFGAVIQPDGICNQVNSDSMASQSNTHIDLLPSEKVGVEYITSAGSVGQQVIPSEWTQQGDIKLVEIAPCTSRSSSNSVEKANSNCAGISVSLACEKACGRPSKIGYRKPTGGCLFMGSSFRPQQYINNYLHGDFAASAAANLAELSSEKNQGAQSHASDNRRKLSANVLLQAKAFSSAATRFFWPNTEKKVVEVPRERCSWCLSCKAAATSKKGCLLNAAASNAIKGQVKILAGLHPASGAEGNLRGIATYIVLMEESLTGLTVGPFLSTAFRKQWRKQAEKASNFNVIKSLLLEFEENIRFVAFWGDWLKLVDGGASESSISHSAAGAAESTHKLKPGRRGRKPLSMVKVTAADCPDKLMDFTWWRGGMLSKLIFQKATLPQSMLKKAARHGGLRKIPGIHYAEGSETAKRSRQLIWRAAVDVCKTMSQLALQVRYLDMHVRWDDLARPETSLRDGKGPETEISAFRNASIRHKRIVGNEVRYNVAFGNQKHLPSRVMKSMLEVEQSQEGKEKYWFSESRIPLYLIKDYEENLGKDLLSANKFTNGLPKLQKRSLVASHKNIFSYLVQKRDGNEKHCCASCQVDVLFRNAVKCNTCQGLCHKQCTISSTNVANEDVEFMTNCKQCYKNRTLTQDESSKESPSSPLLMRGQDFGIHMSARKGGKVGSCSNPSASCATSKMKNSSSSNLATKTKPHWGVIWRKKNDNTGSDFRFKHILLKGNPDMDLLRPSCYLCHKPYDPFLMYIRCETCTHWYHAEAVDIEESKIFEVVGFKCCRCRRARIPICPYLDPKSKRQLEEKRIRSRASKKDSQGMEPNFCFISELQKDEEMTSPVVPLQGTTSLEDNNPLVSVEEFTEHSPGGGCEKSAATLSLPGPRKQPVRDDSSATLTKNVKTSSRFLPDKNADTSYVKHEPAISTISAAIAVPCKMCSHAKPCPDLCCDTCEMWIHRHCSPWNEEESGEDGWKCGNCREWR; encoded by the exons ATGGAGGCTGCTGTGGACAGATCAAAGAGGCGTGGTAGAAAAAGGCGTAGAAACGATGTTCACAATGTTCAGGTGGATCGGGATGGGAAGAAATGGGTGGTGGCATTGACGTCTAAGGCATTGTTGGGTAGATATGTTAGGAAGGAGTTCAAGGACAATGGGATATACTTGGGCAAGATTATATTTTATGATACTGGTTTGTATAAGGTTTTTTATGAGGATGGAGATTGCGAAGATTTCGATAGCACTGAAGTGAAAGCAGTTTTGTTGGAAGACGATGACTTGAATGGTCAATGGTTGGACAGGAAGAAAAAGCTAGACGATTTAGTAGCTAATAGGGAGGTAAAGGGTATTAATTCTCGAGCTGAGCATCCAGCTGAGCCAGTTAACGATGTAATTGATAAGTTTGAGGCGCCAGTTTTAAAAGATTTGGATAAAGTTGAGGTCAACCAACTAGGTTGTGATTCTAATTCAGCGAGTGATATGTCTGAAGATTATAGGGAGCAGGATTTGTGTCCAGATGTGGAAGTGCCTCTATTTCCTGCACCTCAACTGCCTCCTTCATCTGAAAGTATTGGTATTCCGGAGGAGTATGTATCGTACCTTTTGTCTGTCTATAGCTTTTTACGTTCGTTTAGTATCAGATTATTTTTATGTCCCTTTGGACTTGATGATTTTGTCGAAGCACTCAACTGTTCTGCTCCAAACACATTGTTGGACTCTGTTCATGTAGCCCTTATGCGTGCTTTGAGGCGCCACCTCAGAAAGCTGTCATCCGATTGTTCCGTGCTTGCATCAAAGTGCCTAAG GAACATCGATTGGAGCTTGCTTGATACAATAACTTGGCCAGTTTATCTAGTTCACTATTTAAGAGTAATGGGATACGCAGATGAACCTGCTTGGAAAGGTTTTTATCCTCATGCTTTGCAGAGGGAATATTACTTGTTATCTGCTGGCAGGAAACTCATGATTTTGCAGATCTTGTGTGATGATGTTCTAGATTCTGAAGAACTAAGAGCAGAAGTTGACATGCGTGAAGAATCAGAGGAAGGTACTGAGGCAGATATAAGTACCGGTGTTGCTCTTGTCAGTGCACCAAGAATAGTTCATCCCAGATATGCTAAAACTTCTGGCTGTAAGGATCAAGAAGCAATCGAGCTTTGTGAAGAAAATCATGAAAGAAACAAGTGTTGTGGTACTGATATTTTAGGATCCAAAATTAGTGGACAAGATTCTGTGTCTGATGTAGATCAACACAGTAACAGTGATGAATGCAGTCTCTGCGGCATGGAGGGGACTTTGCTTTGCTGTGATGGGTGTCCATCATCTTACCATGCTAGGTGCATTGGAGTTAGCAGGATGTATATACCAGAAGGAACATGGTATTGCCCTGAGTGTAGCATCAATGAAATCGAACCAAAAATTATGAGGGGCAAAACTCTGAAAGGAGCAGAGCTTTTTGGTGTTGATTCCTATGGACAAGTCTTCATGGGTACTTGCAGTCATTTGCTTGT gTTGAAGGCCTTGGCTGGGGCAGATTCTATTTTCAAATACTACAACGAGAAGGACATTCCCAGAGTCCTGCGAGCACTTAATGAAAATCTGCAGCACAGTACTTTATATCTAGAAATATGCAAAGGAATTATGCGATACTGGAAAATTCCTGTCAACATCCCATTCCCTAATGGTGAACTATCTGAAATGGGTTCAGAAAGACCAAATGGAACAAAATGTGGTAGTTCCTCTACACTCTCTCCTAATTTGTTGGTTAAGGGAAGTCCCGAGAGAGAGACTACTGGAAGCTGTGTCACTGAATTTGGTTCAGAAGATGCTACTATGAGTAATTTCTCAAAGGAACATAAGCTCAATGAGACTTTTGGTGCAGTTATCCAACCTGATGGTATTTGTAACCAGGTGAATAGTGATTCTATGGCAAGCCAGAGTAACACACATATAGACTTGCTACCATCTGAAAAAGTTGGAGTGGAATACATAACTTCTGCTGGTTCAGTTGGTCAGCAGGTGATTCCATCTGAGTGGACTCAACAAGGCGACATAAAGTTGGTAGAAATTGCTCCTTGTACCTCAAGAAGCAGCAGCAACTCTGTGGAAAAAGCTAATAGTAATTGTGCTGGAATTTCAGTGTCTCTTGCATGTGAAAAGGCTTGTGGCAGACCCAGCAAAATAGGTTACAGAAAACCCACTGGTGGCTGCTTATTCATGGGGTCATCCTTTAGACCTCAACAATACATCAATAATTATCTGCATGGAGATTTTGCTGCATCGGCTGCTGCTAATCTAGCTGAACTTTCATCCGAAAAAAACCAAGGTGCTCAGAGTCATGCTTCAGACAATAGGCGGAAACTTTCTGCTAATGTTTTGCTTCAAGCAAAAGCTTTCTCATCAGCAGCGACACGCTTTTTCTGGCCGAATACTGAGAAGAAGGTTGTGGAAGTACCAAGGGAAAGATGTAGTTGGTGTCTTAGTTGTAAAGCTGCTGCTACTAGTAAGAAAGGATGCTTGTTAAATGCTGCAGCATCAAATGCCATTAAGGGGCAAGTGAAGATACTTGCTGGTCTTCATCCTGCAAGTGGTGCGGAGGGAAATCTACGTGGTATTGCCACATATATTGTATTGATGGAGGAGAGCTTAACTGGTCTGACAGTTGGTCCTTTTCTAAGTACAGCTTTTAGAAAACAATGGCGCAAACAGGCAGAAAAAGCTTCTAACTTCAATGTGATAAAGTCTCTTCTGCTTGAA TTTGAGGAGAATATCCGGTTTGTTGCTTTTTGGGGGGACTGGCTTAAGCTTGTTGATGGTGGGGCATCTGAATCTTCCATCAGTCATTCAGCTGCTGGTGCTGCAGAATCAACTCACAAGCTTAAACCAGGGAGGCGGGGTAGGAAACCATTGTCAATGGTTAAAGTAACTGCTGCTGATTGCCCGGATAAACTGATGGACTTCACTTGGTGGAGAGGAGGCATGCTCTCAAAGCTTATCTTCCAGAAAGCGACTTTACCCCAATCAATGTTGAAGAAAGCAGCACGTCATG GTGGTCTGAGAAAGATACCTGGTATTCATTATGCTGAAGGGTCCGAGACTGCCAAAAGAAGTAGGCAGCTGATCTGGCGAGCTGCAGTTGATGTGTGTAAGACAATGTCACAGCTTGCACTTCAG GTTAGGTACCTAGATATGCATGTGAGGTGGGATGATCTTGCTCGTCCTGAAACGAGCCTCCGGGATGGAAAAGGACCTGAGACAGAAATATCTGCTTTTAGAAATGCTTCCATACGTCATAAAAGAATTGTTGGAAATGAGGTTAGATATAATGTAGCTTTTGGGAATCAGAAGCATCTCCCATCTCGTGTCATGAAGAGTATGTTAGAAGTAGAGCAAAGCCAGGAGGGAAAGGAAAAATATTGGTTTTCTGAGTCACGAATTCCTTTGTATCTAATAAAAGATTATGAAGAAAACTTGGGAAAAGATCTCCTTTCAGCCAACAAGTTCACTAATGGACTTCCCAAGTTGCAGAAAAGGTCCTTGGTGGCTTCTCATAAAAATATATTCTCATATCTTGTGCAGAAGAGAGATGGTAACGAGAAACATTGTTGTGCTTCATGTCAAGTGGATGTGTTATTTAG GAACGCAGTCAAGTGCAATACATGCCAAG GTCTATGTCACAAGCAATGTACAATTAGTTCAACAAATGTTGCTAATGAGGACGTTGAGTTTATGACCAACTGCAAACAGTGTTACAAGAATAGAACTTTAACCCAAGATGAAAGTAGCAAAGAATCTCCTTCAAGTCCTTTACTCATGCGTGGACAAGATTTCGGGATTCACATGTCAGCCAGAAAAGGAGGAAAGGTTGGTAGTTGTAGTAATCCATCAGCATCCTGTGCGACTTCTAAGATGAAAAATTCTAGTTCTTCAAATTTGGCAACAAAAACGAAACCCCATTGGGGTGTTATTTGGAGAAAGAAGAACGACAATACTGGAAGTGATTTTAGATTTAAACACATTCTTCTGAAGGGCAATCCAGACATGGATTTGTTAAGACCTAGTTGCTACCTTTGCCATAAGCCATATGATCCTTTTCTAATGTACATCCGTTGTGAAACGTGCACAC ATTGGTACCATGCTGAAGCTGTAGATATTGAGGAGTCCAAGATTTTTGAAGTTGTGGGGTTTAAATGTTGCAGGTGCCGTAGGGCTAGAATACCAATATGTCCTTACTTAGATCCGAAAAGCAAAAGGCAGTTAGAGGAGAAGAGGATTCGCTCAAGGGCTTCAAAGAAGGATAGCCAAGGAATGGAGCCTAATTTTTGTTTCATCTCAGAGCTACAGAAAGATGAAGAGATGACCAGTCCTGTGGTGCCCTTGCAGGGAACCACATCTTTAGAGGATAATAATCCTCTTGTTTCTGTTGAAGAATTCACTGAGCACTCTCCAGGGGGTGGTTGTGAAAAAAGTGCTGCAACTTTGTCTCTGCCGGGGCCAAGAAAACAGCCAGTCAGAGATGACTCATCAGCTACTTTGACCAAGAATGTCAAAACATCATCAAGGTTTCTACCTGATAAGAATGCTGATACGTCTTATGTCAAGCATGAGCCTGCAATTAGCACAATATCTGCTGCTATTGCAGTTCCTTGTAAGATGTGTTCACATGCAAAACCATGCCCTGATCTTTGTTGTGATACATGTGAAATGTGGATCCACAGACATTGTTCACCTTGGAATGAAGAGGAGTCTGGAGAAGATGGTTGGAAGTGTGGCAACTGTAGGGAATGGAGATAG